The Pygocentrus nattereri isolate fPygNat1 chromosome 2, fPygNat1.pri, whole genome shotgun sequence genome has a window encoding:
- the sstr1b gene encoding somatostatin receptor type 1, translating to MAELSGYNGTEDILFSTGIPFNSTADYEDFEPESDASKIIIPSIYALVCCVGIIGNAMVIYVILKYAKMKTATNIYILNLAIADELFMLSVPFLATSAAVRHWPFGSLMCRLVLSVDGINMFTSIFCLTVLSVDRYIAVVHPIKAARYRRPTVAKVVNVCVWGLSLLVILPIIIFADTVPAEDGGVDCNFLWPEASWSEAFVVYTFLLGFLLPVAAICLCYCLIVVRMRAVGLKAGWMQRRRSEKKITRMVLLVVAVFVLCWMPFYIVQLISVFRQPPDPMVTQLFVILSYANSGANPILYGFVSDNFRRSFQRIVCFRWLENGLDAEQVDYYAVALRRQTTCGPQDFPKECLASDTVFRNGTCTSRTTTL from the coding sequence atggcAGAACTATCAGGATATAATGGCACTGAAGACATTCTCTTCTCAACAGGCATTCCCTTCAACTCCACTGCTGATTATGAAGATTTTGAGCCAGAGTCGGATGCTAGCAAGATCATTATCCCCTCCATCTATGCCCTAGTCTGCTGCGTGGGCATCATAGGCAATGCCATGGTCATATACGTCATACTTAAGTATGCCAAGATGAAAACAGCCaccaacatttacattttgaaccTTGCTATTGCTGACGAACTGTTCATGCTGAGCGTTCCATTCTTGGCTACATCAGCTGCAGTGCGCCACTGGCCATTTGGATCACTGATGTGTCGGCTGGTCCTCAGCGTGGATGGCATCAACATGTTCACCAGCATCTTTTGCTTGACGGTGCTGAGTGTGGACCGGTATATTGCGGTAGTGCATCCAATCAAGGCTGCGCGCTACCGTCGGCCTACTGTTGCTAAAGTGGTCAACGTTTGTGTGTGGGGACTATCACTTCTTGTCATTTTGCCCATTATTATCTTTGCTGACACAGTCCCAGCAGAGGATGGAGGGGTAGACTGCAACTTCCTGTGGCCTGAGGCCTCATGGTCAGAGGCGTTTGTGGTCTACACGTTCTTGCTGGGTTTCTTGCTGCCTGTGGCAGCTATCTGCCTTTGCTACTGCCTGATCGTGGTGCGAATGCGAGCGGTAGGGCTAAAGGCAGGCTGGATGCAGCGCCGGCGCTCTGAGAAGAAGATCACCCGCATGGTGTTGCTTGTGGTTGCAGTTTTTGTCCTTTGCTGGATGCCCTTCTACATCGTGCAGCTGATTAGCGTATTCCGCCAGCCACCTGACCCCATGGTGACTCAGCTGTTTGTCATTCTAAGCTATGCTAACAGCGGAGCTAATCCTATTCTATATGGATTTGTGTCTGACAACTTTCGGCGGTCCTTCCAGCGAATTGTGTGCTTCCGCTGGTTGGAGAATGGGCTAGATGCAGAGCAGGTGGACTACTATGCTGTGGCCCTAAGACGGCAGACGACATGTGGGCCACAGGACTTTCCTAAGGAATGCTTAGCCTCTGATACGGTGTTTCGCAATGGAACATGTACCTCGCGTACCACCACCTTGTGa